One Bacteriovorax sp. BAL6_X genomic window, AAACCTAATTCAGAGCTTTAGCTAGGAGTCTTAGATGAGTAGAAATCAATTTCCCACATTGCTAAACCAGAAGGCCACCATGCTCGCAAGCCTTACAAGAATTGATCTTCTCGTAATCGGTTCAAGTTACCTGATCCTTTCATGGATGAAAGTTTCAGGTCTTTATTCTCTCGCAATAATTGCGTTGGTTTTAGTGTGCTTAAAGTTTGTTAGCAAAAGACTGAAACAAGGCTTCTTTGCGCATTTAAACGATGACAAGAAGCTCTCTTGGCAATTTAAGCTTGGAGGCCGTCATGAGTAAATCGACCTTTCCAGTACTCGAAGTTCAAGGAAATAGGCTTACCTCTATTCATGGTGATGTGTCATGGTTTTACTCAATGCTCCCATCTGACACTTCACAGATGGATTATGTTGAAAGAGATGGATTCTTTGAGTCTTTAGCCCGTGGTCTTAATAACTTAAGTCTTGATAGCTATTTCAAGTTCTTCAAGATTGGTGATTCTTCTTTCTTGGAAACTAATGGATCACAGCTTCCAAGCTTTTCAGGAATTGAGTTTAAGGAACAAGATAGGCCCTTAGAGTGTTTCTTTCAAACAAGTCAAATTTTCTCTGAGGTTGGCATCTATGACGACTATTTAAGCTTTAATGGGAAATACCTAAGAGTCTTTTCCGTAAGTGAGTTTTCAGATGATGAGGCCCATGAGCACCTAATTCCACAGGATGTTGACTACGTCCTAAGTTTTAAAAAGAAGGCCAAGGATAAGTCCATCAATAAACTTGAGCGAATTAGAACGGGACACCTTTCAAGCTTTCTAAAGTCTAAAAGAGATATTTCAAGTGAAGGAGCTTATTCACAAGCTGAAGAGCTGATGCATGATCTTATTCATGGAAGTGAATCCATGTTTGAAATGGAGATGTTCTTTCTACTACGTTCTAATTCATTAGAAGAGCTAAATTCTATGAGTGAAGCTTTTGTCAGTGAAATGCTATCTCGTGGGATTAAGGTCTTTGCCGAGGGGCAATCGCTTAGAAACTTTAAGTCAGGTCTTACTTCGATCTTTAATGAACTTATTCCTGGAGTCAAGCCTCAGTTAGGGCTTAGGACGCTTCCTAACAAGACAAGCCATCTACGCTACCTCTTACCAGTTGAGAGAAGCTTTCTTATGGACGAAGGAATGGAGCTTCATGATAATTCAGGACAAGCAATCTACTTTGATCCATTCACAGACGCTATCAAAAATAGAAATATGCTCGTTACTGGCATTAGTGGCGGTGGCAAGTCTGTATTTGTAAACAAGATTGTCCATCACCTCATTGAGGATCATCCAACGGTTATTTTAGACAAGGGAGGCTCATTTCGTAAGCTTACAAAGTATTACGGAGGAAGCAATTTAGAGCATAAATTTAATCCATTTCAATTTAAAGACCCAATGTATTTAAGAGAGATTATTCTCTCTGTTGTTGATGCTGAAAGATTTGGAAAATTAGAAAAAGGAAAGCTTTTAAGGGCCATTAAAGAGGCCCTACCTAAAAGCGAATCCTTTTTTGGGCTTATAGATAATCTAAAAGAAGATTTTCCTGAAATTGATCTCTACTTTGAAGACTTCAAGGACTATATCTCTGATGACCATATAGATACAAAAAGCATTCTGTATGTTGACGTTGAAAACTATCCAAAGAGCGTCATCGCACCAATCATCATCTTTATTTTGGAATACTTTAAAAATGTTCCTGAAAAAGAAAAGATTCTCGTCTTCGATGAGTGTTGGAGCTTTCTTGGGGATCATAGCTCATATATAGATGAATGCTTTAGAACATTCAGGAAAACAGGTGCTTTCCCAATTGCAATTTCTCAATCTCTAAAAGACTTCTCTAGTCTTGGAGATGATCTGGCTAATTCAATTACCAATAACTGCTATTTTAAAGTCTTCTTCCCTCAGGAGATGGAAGAGAGACACGACATCACTTCCTTTGATGTTGAAAATATTGGCTCCCTAGAGTTTCAAAAGGGAGTTTTCTCTGAGTGCTATCTGAAGTCCACAGACAATCGTTTTAGAAAGATCATTAGAAACTACTTAACTCCATTGGAGTTGGAGCTATTTCATACAGAAGCAGGCAAAGACAAAAAGCTAGAGAGTTTTCTTTCTAAGTTTGAAGAGTTCTTTGATTCAAGTAAAGAGGCCATTGAGGCCTATGTGAGGTTACGACATGAAAGTTTTCAAAATAATAATGTCATTTACTT contains:
- a CDS encoding VirB4 family type IV secretion system protein; translated protein: MSKSTFPVLEVQGNRLTSIHGDVSWFYSMLPSDTSQMDYVERDGFFESLARGLNNLSLDSYFKFFKIGDSSFLETNGSQLPSFSGIEFKEQDRPLECFFQTSQIFSEVGIYDDYLSFNGKYLRVFSVSEFSDDEAHEHLIPQDVDYVLSFKKKAKDKSINKLERIRTGHLSSFLKSKRDISSEGAYSQAEELMHDLIHGSESMFEMEMFFLLRSNSLEELNSMSEAFVSEMLSRGIKVFAEGQSLRNFKSGLTSIFNELIPGVKPQLGLRTLPNKTSHLRYLLPVERSFLMDEGMELHDNSGQAIYFDPFTDAIKNRNMLVTGISGGGKSVFVNKIVHHLIEDHPTVILDKGGSFRKLTKYYGGSNLEHKFNPFQFKDPMYLREIILSVVDAERFGKLEKGKLLRAIKEALPKSESFFGLIDNLKEDFPEIDLYFEDFKDYISDDHIDTKSILYVDVENYPKSVIAPIIIFILEYFKNVPEKEKILVFDECWSFLGDHSSYIDECFRTFRKTGAFPIAISQSLKDFSSLGDDLANSITNNCYFKVFFPQEMEERHDITSFDVENIGSLEFQKGVFSECYLKSTDNRFRKIIRNYLTPLELELFHTEAGKDKKLESFLSKFEEFFDSSKEAIEAYVRLRHESFQNNNVIYFDI